A window from Candidatus Effluviviaceae Genus I sp. encodes these proteins:
- the eno gene encoding phosphopyruvate hydratase, with amino-acid sequence MVTIADVFAREILDSRGNPTVEVDVTLESGVVGRAAVPSGASTGTHEAVELRDGDEKRYGGKGVQKAVANVNETIAPEIIGLEADEQPDIDGILLELDGTENKASLGANAILGVSLACARAAAVALDIPLYRHIGGVNARTLPVPLMNVLNGGKHADNNLDIQEFMIVPAGAPSFTEAIRMGAEVFHALRSVLKSQGLSVAVGDEGGFAPNLGSNEEALGAVVRAIDKAGYEPGKDVFLALDPAASEFYKDGRYVFAAEKKSRTSEEMVEYYAELVERYPIVSIEDGLAEDDWRGWVRLTEQLGGDIQIVGDDIFVTNPDRLARGIEEGAANSILIKLNQIGTLTETLDTVAMAHRSGLTTVISHRSGETEDSIIADVAVAVNAGQIKSGSASRTDRLCKYNQLIRIEEE; translated from the coding sequence ATGGTGACCATCGCAGACGTGTTCGCCCGGGAGATCCTCGACTCGCGCGGCAACCCGACGGTCGAGGTGGACGTGACGCTCGAGTCGGGCGTCGTGGGCAGGGCCGCGGTCCCGTCCGGCGCCTCGACCGGCACGCACGAGGCCGTCGAGCTCCGGGACGGCGACGAGAAGCGCTACGGCGGGAAGGGCGTCCAGAAGGCAGTGGCGAACGTCAACGAGACCATCGCCCCGGAGATCATCGGCCTCGAGGCCGACGAGCAGCCCGACATCGACGGCATCCTCCTCGAGCTGGACGGCACGGAGAACAAGGCGTCGCTCGGGGCGAACGCGATCCTCGGCGTGTCGCTCGCCTGCGCGCGGGCCGCGGCGGTCGCGCTCGACATCCCGCTCTACCGCCACATCGGCGGCGTGAACGCGCGGACCCTCCCCGTCCCGCTCATGAACGTCCTCAACGGCGGAAAGCACGCGGACAACAACCTCGACATCCAGGAGTTCATGATCGTCCCCGCGGGCGCCCCGTCCTTCACCGAGGCCATTCGCATGGGCGCGGAGGTCTTCCACGCGCTCCGCAGCGTGCTCAAGTCGCAGGGGCTTTCCGTCGCCGTGGGCGACGAAGGCGGGTTCGCGCCGAACCTCGGCTCGAACGAGGAGGCCCTGGGCGCCGTCGTCCGGGCCATCGACAAGGCGGGCTACGAGCCCGGCAAGGACGTCTTCCTCGCGCTCGACCCGGCCGCGAGCGAGTTCTACAAGGACGGAAGGTACGTCTTCGCGGCCGAGAAGAAGAGCCGCACGAGCGAGGAGATGGTCGAGTACTACGCCGAACTCGTGGAGCGCTATCCCATCGTCTCCATCGAGGACGGCCTGGCCGAGGACGACTGGCGCGGCTGGGTTCGGCTGACCGAGCAGCTCGGCGGCGACATCCAGATCGTGGGCGACGACATCTTCGTGACCAACCCCGACCGCCTCGCCCGCGGCATCGAAGAGGGCGCGGCGAACTCGATCCTGATCAAGCTGAACCAGATCGGGACGCTCACCGAGACGCTCGACACGGTCGCGATGGCGCACCGGAGCGGGCTCACGACGGTCATCTCGCACCGCTCGGGCGAGACCGAGGACTCGATCATCGCCGACGTCGCCGTCGCGGTGAACGCGGGGCAGATCAAGAGCGGAAGCGCGTCGAGGACGGACCGCCTCTGCAAGTACAACCAGCTCATCCGCATCGAGGAGGAGC